From Mumia sp. ZJ1417:
GATGGACTCGAGGAGCCCGCCGATGTTGAGCTGCGACTTGGCCGAGACGTCGACGAACATCGTGTCGCCGCCGTACTCCTCGGGCACGAGTCCGTACTCGGTGAGCTGGCCGCGCACCTTGGTCGGGTCCGCGTCGGGCTTGTCGATCTTGTTGACCGCGACCACGATCGGCACGTTGGCCGCCTTGGCGTGGTTGAGCGCCTCGACCGTCTGCGGCATCACGCCGTCGTCGGCCGCGACCACCAGCACCGCGATGTCGGTCGCCTGGGCACCACGGGCTCGCATGGCGGTGAACGCCTCGTGACCCGGGGTGTCGATGAAGGTGATGCGACGCTCGGTGCCGTCGACGTCCGTCGCCACCTGGTAGGCACCGATGTGCTGGGTGATCCCACCGGCCTCCTTGTCGACCACGTTGGCCTGACGGATGGCGTCGAGCAGCTTGGTCTTGCCGTGGTCGACGTGACCCATGACGGTGACCACCGGCGGACGCGCGGCGAGGTCATCCTCGTCACCCTCGTCCGAGCCGAACTCGATCTGGAACGACTCGAGCAGCTCGCGGTCCTCGTCTTCGGGCGAGACGACCTGGACGTCGTAGTTGAGCTCGTCGCCGAGGATCTGCAGGACCTCGTCGTTGACCGACTGCGTCGCGGTCACCATCTCGCCCAGCGCGAACAGCACCTGGACGAGCGAGGCCGCGTCGACGCCGATCTTCTCGGCGAAGTCGGTCAGCGACGCACCACGCGGCAGGCGGATGGCCTGACCGTCGCCCTTGCGGACGCGGACGCCACCGACGGCCGGTGCCTGCATCTGGTCGAACTCTTGACGCTTCGCGCGCTTGCTCTTGCGTCCGCGGCGAGCGGGACCGCCCGGGCGACCGAACGCGCCCTGCGTGCCACCGCGGCCACCGCGACCCGGACCGGGACGGCCACCGCCGCCAGCGAAACCACCGGGACGAGGACCGCCGCCACCGGCACCGGCACCTGCACCGCCACCGCCGGGACGGCCACCGCCGCCACCGGGACGACCGGCACCTGCCGGGGCGCCACCGCGACCACGACCGCCACCACCGGGACCGCCGCGTGCGGGACCGATGGAGCTCTGCTTGGGCATCATCGCCGGGTTGGGGCGCGGCATGCCCGGACGGGGCGCGGGTGCGCCACCCTCACGAGAGGCAGGCGGACGCGGCGGCATGCCGGGACGAGGAGCGCCCTCGCGCTGGCCGTCGCGCGGAGCACCCTCACGGGTGCCGCCGTCACGGGCGCCACCGTCGCGAGGGGCACCGTCGCCACCGCGACCCGGGCGCTGCATGCCTTGGGTCGACGAGAACGGGTTGTTGCCCGGGCGAGGGCCACCACCGGGGCGACCGCCGCCGGTGCCGCCTGGACGCGGGCCGGGACGGCCCGCCCCACCCGGACGCGGACCCGACGCACCCGGACGCGGAGCGTCCGAGCGTGCGGCGGGCGTCTCGGGGCGAGGCGCGGGGCGTGGTGCCGGACGGGGTCCGGACGGCTTCGGCGCAGGCGCCTCCGTGGGCGGGGCCTGCGGTGCGGACTCCGCCACGGGTGCCTCCGGCGCTGCCGCCACCGGCTCCGGAGCGGGCTCCGGCTCGGGGACGGGCTCTGCCTTGGGGGGCGCCGGCTTCTTGCGGGGCCCGGGCATCGGCGCACCCGGGGTCGGGGTTGCCGTCGCTGTGCCCTCAGCGGGCGCGGCGTCAGCGGGCGCGGCAGACTGTGCAGCCCCCGCGGGCTTCCTCGACGTCTTCTTCGCGCCCTGGGCGCGGAACTGGTCGCCGTACTTCTCGGTAAGCCGGCGGATGACCGGCGCCTCGATCGTGGACGACGCGGAACGTACGTACTCGCCCATGTCGTTCAGCGCTGACAGCACGTCCTTGCTGGTGACGCCGAACTCCTTGGCGAGTTCGTGGACTCGGACCTTGGCCACTGTTCTCCTCTTCAGGGGCGATCCGAGCCCCTGAAAGGGCGCAGACCGCTAGTTGATGTGCATGCTCATCGAACGGAAATCATCGACTGCTCATGAGCGTGTGCTCCACTTCTGTCTACGCACCGCCTGTTGACGGTGCCGGCTGCGTCTGCCTGGTCGATCCTCGTACGTAGGCGTCGAGCGGTCCGATGTCCAACGGCCCCTCCAGGCGGAGGGCCCGTGCGAACGCCTTGCGCTGCGTCGCTCGTTCGAGGCACGCGACGTCGAGGTGCAGGTGCGCCCCACGTCCCGGTGCTGCGCCGCGAAGATCAGGCGTGACGAAGGTAATCGCCTCGCCGTGGATCGCCACGACCCGAACCAGATCGGATTTGTCGCCT
This genomic window contains:
- the infB gene encoding translation initiation factor IF-2; protein product: MAKVRVHELAKEFGVTSKDVLSALNDMGEYVRSASSTIEAPVIRRLTEKYGDQFRAQGAKKTSRKPAGAAQSAAPADAAPAEGTATATPTPGAPMPGPRKKPAPPKAEPVPEPEPAPEPVAAAPEAPVAESAPQAPPTEAPAPKPSGPRPAPRPAPRPETPAARSDAPRPGASGPRPGGAGRPGPRPGGTGGGRPGGGPRPGNNPFSSTQGMQRPGRGGDGAPRDGGARDGGTREGAPRDGQREGAPRPGMPPRPPASREGGAPAPRPGMPRPNPAMMPKQSSIGPARGGPGGGGRGRGGAPAGAGRPGGGGGRPGGGGAGAGAGGGGPRPGGFAGGGGRPGPGRGGRGGTQGAFGRPGGPARRGRKSKRAKRQEFDQMQAPAVGGVRVRKGDGQAIRLPRGASLTDFAEKIGVDAASLVQVLFALGEMVTATQSVNDEVLQILGDELNYDVQVVSPEDEDRELLESFQIEFGSDEGDEDDLAARPPVVTVMGHVDHGKTKLLDAIRQANVVDKEAGGITQHIGAYQVATDVDGTERRITFIDTPGHEAFTAMRARGAQATDIAVLVVAADDGVMPQTVEALNHAKAANVPIVVAVNKIDKPDADPTKVRGQLTEYGLVPEEYGGDTMFVDVSAKSQLNIGGLLESIVLTADASLDLRANPHQAAEGIAIEAHLDRGRGPVATVLVQRGTLKVGDSMVAGPAHGRVRAMLDEHGDNVDQADPSRPVLVLGLTAVPGAGDNFMVVPDDRMARQIAEKREARERNAALAQRAGRRTLEDFMQHMEKGETDELLLILKGDGSGSVEALEDALSKIDVGEDVALRVIDRGVGAITETNVMLAAASNAVIIGFNVRPQGKATEVADREGVEIRYYSVIYQAIEEIEAALKGMLKPEFEEAQLGRAEIREIFRSSKIGNIAGCMVISGSIKRNSKARLLRDGAVVADNLDLASLRRERDDVTEVREGFECGLTLKGFNDIKIGDIVETFEMREIPRS
- a CDS encoding YlxR family protein — its product is MNHSTPAGGASHDEAPEAPVRVRPVRTCIGCRERGDKSDLVRVVAIHGEAITFVTPDLRGAAPGRGAHLHLDVACLERATQRKAFARALRLEGPLDIGPLDAYVRGSTRQTQPAPSTGGA